The following is a genomic window from Pseudomonadota bacterium.
CCTTGCCCTTCCTCCTCGCCGCGGGGGCGGTCGGGGTCGCCGCGAGGAGCGCGTCGAGCCGCGCGGCCACCTCGTGCATGGTCTGCGGCCGCTCAGAGGCGTTCTTGGCGAGCGCCTGCATGACGAGGCGCTCGAGCTCCTTTGGCACCCGGCAGGCCGGGTTCGACCGCGCGAAGGGCGGCGGCGCGTCCAAGAGGTGCTTCGTCAGGAGCCCCATCGGCGTCTCGGCGCTGAACGGCAGCGCGCCTGTGAGCATCTGGTAGACGATGACGCCGGCGGAGTAGACGTCCGAGCGCGCGTCGACCTTCTCGCCGCGGATCTGCTCCGGGGACATGTACTGGGGCGTGCCGAGCACCATCCCGGTCTTGGTGAGCGCCTGCCGCTGATCCGTCCCGTCGCCCTCCACGATCTTCGCGATGCCGAAGTCGAGGACCTTCACGAAGTCCCGCTCGGTGTCGCGCTCGAGCAGCATGACGTTCTCGGGCTTCAGGTCGCGGTGCACGATGCCGCTCTCGTGCGCGTTCGCGAGCGAGCCGCAGATCTGCCGCGCGATCCGCGCCGCGCGCCGCCACTCGAGGGCGCCGTGCTTCCGGATCTCGACGTCGAGGCCCGCGCCCGCGATGAGCTCCATGGCGATGTACAGCGAGCCGCTCTCGGTCTCGCCGAAGTCGAAGACGGTGATCGTGTTGGGGTGGTCGAGCCTGGACGCCGCGGCCGCCTCGTTTCGGAACCGCGCGTTCGTGGTCTCGTCGGTGAGGTGCGGGTGCAGGACCTTGATCGCGACCTTTCGGCCGAACGCGGTCTGCTCCGCCTCGTACACGGCGCCCATCCCGCCCTCGCCGAGCTTGCGCTCGACGAGGAACCGCCCGTCGACGAGCGCGCCTATCAG
Proteins encoded in this region:
- a CDS encoding serine/threonine protein kinase, which produces MTDEALCPRCRAANAEGTGFCGKCGFSLAGTTRAEARPDPLIGALVDGRFLVERKLGEGGMGAVYEAEQTAFGRKVAIKVLHPHLTDETTNARFRNEAAAASRLDHPNTITVFDFGETESGSLYIAMELIAGAGLDVEIRKHGALEWRRAARIARQICGSLANAHESGIVHRDLKPENVMLLERDTERDFVKVLDFGIAKIVEGDGTDQRQALTKTGMVLGTPQYMSPEQIRGEKVDARSDVYSAGVIVYQMLTGALPFSAETPMGLLTKHLLDAPPPFARSNPACRVPKELERLVMQALAKNASERPQTMHEVAARLDALLAATPTAPAARRKGK